One Armatimonadota bacterium genomic window carries:
- a CDS encoding FtsX-like permease family protein encodes MIRITRPLAPMTFLRRNTGKTVPLLAVISLAVMLVQSIIALINSIPLSIRTIYRYTDTFLGVSPRLDPTLTPVFVKELTTNPPVPIDRVILCRGSGAQVKSIVGKWPFAVMGFDSDDLDYYLKRQHVQGIEGRKPIDGKPEMMVSEPVAKNLGAHLGSIILKPDDSDNFSRQPVKLVGILKTDRWLMVSNKKYFADTQPIPIDFALIFTKDPAQQKTYDQWAVKKMKGKFAQLFAYHEIEKQSQEMFEVLYSIIDAVIGILVLVISIMMGMLMNIYQTQRLVEFGLLQAIGLTKRQLFWRVLSESVIVIMGGWVLGLIVSRVLLMVLKHQLMDPHAFALDVSDPMALGYTIPVPFAILIIALATIWLRFRKFDPVAVVERRIV; translated from the coding sequence ATGATCCGCATCACCCGTCCGTTGGCGCCGATGACCTTTCTGCGCCGCAATACGGGGAAAACGGTCCCCCTGCTTGCGGTCATCTCGCTGGCGGTGATGCTGGTCCAGAGCATCATCGCCCTCATCAACTCGATCCCGCTAAGCATCCGCACGATCTATCGCTATACGGATACGTTCCTGGGCGTGTCGCCTCGGCTCGATCCGACCTTGACGCCGGTCTTTGTCAAGGAACTGACGACCAATCCGCCGGTTCCGATCGATCGCGTCATCCTTTGCCGAGGTAGCGGAGCTCAGGTTAAGAGCATCGTTGGCAAGTGGCCGTTCGCGGTGATGGGTTTCGATTCTGACGACCTGGACTACTATCTTAAGCGCCAACATGTTCAGGGCATCGAGGGGCGGAAGCCAATCGACGGCAAGCCGGAGATGATGGTGAGTGAGCCGGTCGCCAAGAACCTTGGGGCTCACCTTGGGAGCATCATTCTGAAGCCGGACGACTCCGACAACTTTTCTCGCCAACCCGTGAAGCTCGTCGGCATACTGAAGACCGACCGCTGGCTGATGGTCTCCAATAAGAAGTATTTCGCCGATACTCAGCCGATTCCCATCGACTTCGCGCTTATCTTTACCAAGGACCCCGCCCAGCAGAAGACCTACGACCAGTGGGCGGTGAAGAAGATGAAAGGGAAGTTTGCCCAGCTCTTTGCCTATCACGAAATTGAGAAACAAAGCCAGGAAATGTTTGAGGTTTTGTACAGCATTATTGACGCAGTCATTGGCATATTGGTCCTCGTCATCTCGATCATGATGGGCATGCTGATGAACATCTACCAGACCCAGCGCCTGGTGGAGTTCGGCCTGCTCCAGGCCATCGGATTGACTAAACGGCAGCTATTTTGGCGCGTCTTGTCGGAGTCGGTTATCGTCATCATGGGAGGGTGGGTTCTCGGCCTCATCGTGAGTCGAGTCCTCCTAATGGTCCTTAAGCACCAACTGATGGACCCTCACGCGTTCGCCCTCGACGTCTCGGATCCGATGGCCCTCGGTTACACCATTCCCGTTCCGTTCGCCATCCTCATCATCGCTCTCGCGACGATCTGGCTCCGTTTCCGAAAGTTCGATCCGGTGGCGGTCGTCGAAAGGAGGATCGTCTGA
- a CDS encoding thioredoxin domain-containing protein, with amino-acid sequence MAIKIPVAHDFICPWCWVAIEQIRKLRQEFDIEIEWRGYELLPEWMEDLPSESKTEPPNKPPLLSRFRFLLAADGLELPLVPKPPKMRSFNAHQAAEYAKTEGVQDAFIERLYDAFWKEGREINRPRVILQLAEGIIKDLDALANAIETKQFKANIVDFDDDAHANGVYNVPTFYIGEQRLAEQPYSVLRKAIAELAGEEPVTSVYADIRYENPHQNRPYTFINMVTTIDGKIITGERNEPVGDLGTKTDHFLMHRLERKADSILMGANSLRATGGNWDPKTPKRVVVTGSGNVPWDSQFLTKGEPFVLTSGHAKIDDRPGVTIIRAGEEQIDWVDALRQLKEHGIEVLNVLGGSEINAQLLELELIDELFLTLAPKIKLGDDTPTYAGGTPLPRERVQKYTLVSCQPIGNEVFLRYRK; translated from the coding sequence ATGGCGATCAAGATTCCTGTTGCTCACGACTTTATTTGCCCCTGGTGTTGGGTCGCCATCGAGCAGATTCGGAAGCTCCGACAGGAATTCGACATCGAGATCGAATGGCGCGGTTACGAGCTACTGCCAGAGTGGATGGAGGATTTGCCATCTGAGTCCAAAACCGAGCCACCCAACAAGCCGCCGCTTCTGTCCCGCTTTCGCTTTCTCCTTGCCGCTGATGGCCTAGAACTGCCGTTGGTGCCCAAGCCGCCGAAGATGCGGTCGTTCAATGCCCATCAGGCGGCTGAATACGCCAAGACCGAGGGCGTGCAGGATGCCTTCATCGAACGCCTGTACGACGCCTTCTGGAAGGAAGGGCGTGAGATCAACCGGCCGCGCGTGATATTGCAACTAGCGGAGGGCATCATCAAGGACTTGGATGCGCTGGCTAATGCGATCGAAACCAAGCAGTTCAAGGCGAACATCGTCGATTTCGACGACGATGCGCATGCGAACGGCGTCTACAACGTCCCGACCTTTTACATTGGCGAACAACGCCTTGCCGAACAGCCTTATTCGGTCCTGAGAAAGGCCATCGCCGAGCTGGCGGGCGAGGAGCCGGTGACGAGCGTCTACGCGGACATCCGCTACGAGAACCCTCATCAGAACCGCCCCTACACCTTCATCAACATGGTGACGACCATCGATGGCAAGATCATCACCGGTGAGCGGAACGAGCCGGTGGGCGACCTTGGAACCAAGACCGACCACTTCCTGATGCACCGCCTGGAGCGCAAGGCCGACTCAATCCTGATGGGAGCCAACAGTCTGCGGGCTACCGGCGGAAACTGGGACCCCAAGACCCCCAAACGAGTCGTGGTGACGGGGAGCGGCAATGTGCCGTGGGACTCGCAGTTCCTCACCAAAGGTGAGCCATTCGTGCTGACGTCTGGCCATGCCAAGATCGATGATCGTCCTGGTGTGACCATCATCCGGGCGGGCGAAGAGCAGATCGATTGGGTCGACGCCCTGCGCCAGTTGAAGGAGCATGGCATCGAGGTTCTCAACGTCCTCGGCGGCAGTGAGATCAACGCCCAACTGCTGGAGCTTGAACTCATCGACGAGCTTTTCCTCACTCTTGCTCCCAAGATTAAGCTGGGTGACGACACCCCAACCTATGCCGGCGGCACGCCGCTCCCGAGGGAGAGGGTGCAAAAGTACACGCTGGTTAGTTGCCAGCCGATCGGCAACGAGGTCTTTCTCCGCTACCGGAAATAA